The Kaustia mangrovi genome has a segment encoding these proteins:
- a CDS encoding TRAP transporter substrate-binding protein: protein MVTSWPKNLPGPGVTAQRLADRITALSGGRIAVELYAAGELVSGLEVLDAVAGDLAEIGHTASFFWTGKMPAAAYFTATPFGLTPLEHIAWIDHGGGQALWDELYAPFGVKPFMAGNSGMQMGGWLRREIETLDDMKGLKFRIPGLGGEVFEKLGATPVVIPPSEILTALQTGAIDGTEFLGPWSDRSAGFYKVAPFYYWPGFHEPNGTGEAIVNLTVWQELPDDLKAVVETACRAVQIWALSETEWRNSEALQALRDDGVTLRRWPDDVLAVAPVGLPRGDGAVRLGQRHRAPHPRLPSRHARPRL, encoded by the coding sequence ATGGTGACGTCCTGGCCGAAAAACCTGCCGGGCCCCGGCGTCACCGCCCAGCGCCTTGCCGACCGCATCACGGCACTGTCGGGCGGGCGCATCGCGGTGGAGCTCTATGCTGCGGGCGAGCTGGTCTCGGGCCTTGAGGTGCTCGACGCGGTCGCCGGCGACCTCGCCGAGATCGGCCATACGGCCTCGTTCTTCTGGACCGGCAAGATGCCGGCGGCGGCCTATTTTACCGCCACGCCCTTCGGCCTCACACCGCTGGAGCATATCGCCTGGATCGACCATGGCGGCGGGCAGGCGCTGTGGGACGAGCTCTATGCGCCCTTCGGCGTAAAGCCCTTCATGGCCGGCAATTCTGGCATGCAGATGGGCGGCTGGCTCAGGCGCGAGATCGAGACGCTCGATGACATGAAGGGGCTGAAGTTCCGCATTCCGGGGCTTGGCGGCGAGGTCTTCGAAAAGCTCGGCGCCACGCCGGTCGTCATCCCGCCCTCGGAAATCCTTACCGCGCTCCAGACCGGCGCCATCGACGGCACGGAGTTTCTCGGCCCCTGGAGCGACCGGTCGGCGGGCTTCTACAAGGTCGCGCCCTTTTATTACTGGCCGGGATTCCACGAGCCGAACGGCACCGGCGAGGCCATCGTCAACCTGACCGTCTGGCAGGAACTTCCCGACGATCTGAAGGCCGTCGTGGAGACGGCCTGCCGCGCCGTCCAGATCTGGGCGCTGTCGGAGACGGAATGGCGCAATTCGGAGGCGCTCCAGGCGCTGCGCGACGACGGCGTGACGCTCAGGCGCTGGCCGGACGACGTTCTCGCTGTCGCCCCGGTCGGCCTCCCGCGAGGTGATGGAGCGGTTCGCCTCGGGCAGCGACATCGAGCGCCGCATCCACGCCTCCCATCGCGCCATGCTCGCCCGCGCCTATGA